Proteins encoded by one window of Microcebus murinus isolate Inina chromosome 2, M.murinus_Inina_mat1.0, whole genome shotgun sequence:
- the DMAP1 gene encoding DNA methyltransferase 1-associated protein 1: protein MATGADVRDILELGGPEGDAASGTISKKDIINPDKKKSKKSSETLTFKRPEGMHREVYALLYSDKKDAPPLLPSDTGQGYRTVKAKLGSKKVRPWKWMPFTNPARKDGAMFFHWRRAAEEGKDYPFARFNKTVQVPVYSEQEYQLYLHDDAWTKAETDHLFDLSRRFDLRFVVIHDRYDHQQFKKRSVEDLKERYYHICAKLANVRAVPGTDLKIPVFDAGHERRRKEQLERLYNRTPEQVAEEEYLLQELRKIEARKKEREKRTQDLQKLITAADTTAEQRRTERKAPKKKLPQKKEAEKPAVPETAGIKFPDFKSAGVTLRSQRMKLPSSVGQKKIKALEQMLLELGVELSPTPTEELVHMFNELRSDLVLLYELKQACANCEYELQMLRHRHEALARAGVLGGPATPASGPAPASAEPAVPEPGLGPDPTKDTIIDVVGAPLTPNSRKRRESASSSSSVKKAKKP from the exons GTACGCGATATTCTAGAACTCGGGGGTCCAGAGGGGGATGCAGCCTCAGGGACCATCAGCAAGAAGGACATTATCAACCCGGACAAG AAAAAGTCCAAGAAGTCCTCTGAGACATTGACTTTCAAGAGGCCTGAGGGCATGCACCGGGAGGTCTATGCACTACTCTACTCTGACAAGAA GGATGCACCTCCACTGCTACCCAGTGACACTGGTCAGGGCTACCGCACAGTGAAAGCCAAGTTGGGCTCCAAGAAGGTGCGGCCCTGGAAGTGGATGCCATTCACCAACCCGGCCCGCAAAGATGGAGCTATGTTCTTCCACTGGCGaagggcagcagaggagggcaAGGACTACCCCTTCGCCAGATTCAATAAG ACTGTACAGGTGCCTGTGTATTCAGAGCAGGAGTACCAGCTCTATCTCCACGATGACGCTTGGACCAAGGCAGAAACTGACCACCTCTTTGACCTCAGCCGCCGCTTTGACCTGCGTTTCGTAGTTATCCACGACCGATATGACCACCAGCAGTTCAAG AAGCGTTCTGTGGAAGACCTGAAGGAGCGGTACTACCACATCTGTGCTAAGCTTGCCAACGTGCgggctgtgccaggcacagaCCTTAAGATACCAGTATTTGATGCTGGTCATGAGCGACGGCGGAAGGAACAGCTAGAGCGTCTCTACAACCGGACCCCAGAGCAG GTGGCAGAGGAGGAGTACCTGCTACAGGAGCTGCGCAAGATTGAGGCCCGGAAGAAGGAGCGGGAGAAACGCACCCAGGACCTGCAGAAGCTGATTACAGCAGCGGACACCACTGCAGAGCAGCGGCGCACGGAACGCAAGGCCCCTAAGAAGAAGCTACCCCAGAAAAAAGAGGCTGAGAAGCCG GCTGTTCCTGAGACAGCAGGCATCAAGTTTCCAGACTTCAAGTCTGCAGGTGTCACGCTGCGGAGCCAGCGG ATGAAGCTGCCAAGCTCCGTGGGACAGAAGAAGATCAAGGCCCTGGAACAGATGCTGCTGGAGCTTGGTGTGG AGCTGAGCCCGACACCCACGGAGGAGCTGGTGCACATGTTCAATGAGCTGCGAAGCGACCTGGTGCTGCTCTATGAGCTCAAGCAGGCCTGTGCCAACTGCGAGTATGAGCTGCAGATGCTGCGGCACCGTCACGAGGCACTGGCCcgggctggggtgctgggtggCCCTGCCACACCAGCCTCTGGCCCAGCCCCGGCCTCTGCTGAGCCAGCAGTGCCTGAACCTGGACTTGGCCCTGACCCCACCAAGGACACCATCATCGATGTGGTGGGCGCACCCCTCACGCCCAATTCG AGGAAGCGGAGGGAGTCAGCCTCCAGCTCATCTTCTGTGAAGAAAGCCAAGAAGCCGTGA